GACCCATCTAACTTAAATTTATGACGAAAAAGCCAAATGCAACGGATAACAAGGCTATCAGTCGGACGAGGCACCAATTCCCATGTATCATTAACCTGTAACGCATTAAATTCAACTTGCATGGCATTTAACCAATTAGGATCAGCAAAGGCTTGGGCATAAGAAGAAGGTACAGGAGAAGTGGTCAATGCTACTAAGTTGAGCAACTGATTGGTTTTGAGGGAACCGGTTTTGGAGCGGGTGACCATTGGGTGAACATTACTAGCTTGAGGAATAGATTGGGCTGGTCGGATTAGTGTAGGTAACGATGTTGGCTGGGATGTTGTTTTTTCCACATGTATTGAAGGCCGGATCTGACAAGGCCTTCTGGACTAAGTATGGATAATGGGGGGAGGCTGCGGTTTAGGAGGATGACGAAACACAAAAGTATCTAGTGGGGGATCATCTAGAGATTGATAGGTTTTAGATAGAGTAGGTATAGTATATGGAAAAGTGTGTTCGTCAAAAGTCAAATGCCGAGATATGTGAATCTTCCCAGTAGTGGGGTCGAAACATCTCTACCCACGAAAATCTAGTGGGTAGCCAAGAAAAATACAACGGATAGATCGGGTATGTAATTTATGGGGCTGAGTGGCAGAAGTATTAGGGCATCCGAACACACGTAGGTGTTCATAGTCTGGATGGCGAAGGTAAAGGGCATAGGTAGGGGTATAAAAGTTCAATCATTTTGTTGGTAAAATATTATGAAGGTAGGTAGCCGTATGAAGAGCTTCCACCCAAAACATGGGCGGAAGATTTGCATGGACTAACAGGGAACGGATGATGTCATTGAGACGGCGAATCATCCGTTCAGCTCGACcattttgagaagatgtttgcGGACACGAAAACCGAAAGAGGAGACCATTCTGATTAGCAAAGCTTTTGAAAGCATTATTATCAAATTCACCTCCTAGATCACATTGAAAGGTTTTAATTGGATGATTAAATTGGGTAAGTATAAGACGATGGAACTTAACAAAAGTaggaaaagtttctgatttatatCTGAGAGGATAAACCAATATAAAATGGGAGAAGTTATCTATGAGTACCATGTAATACTTGTACCCGATTTTGCTAAGTACGGGTGAGGTCCACAAATCACAATGAATAATATCAGATGGTGAAAAAGTAAACGAATTTCAAGCATAAAATGGTAAACGTTTACTATTAGAAAGTTGGCATGAATTGCAAACACGATGTAACATGTCTTTATTACAAGAAGTATTAAAGTTACGACTAAGAATATCTAAAACTTGAGCACCAGGAAGCCCGAGACGATCATGCCATGGTAAAAATGGAGTTGTAAGAAAGCAACTATGAGGCGGAAGCTGTGGATTAGTGAGCGGATAGACATCCCCAGTGCTATTGTGGCGAGAAAGGAAGTGTCCAGTAGTTAGATCCTTCAAAGAGAAACCATAAGGGTCAAACTCAATGGACACATTATTATAACAAGTAAAACGTTTAACAGAAATAAGGTTTTTGATCACTGAAGGACTATACAGGATGTTAGGTAAAATATAAGTACGGTTAAATCTACTATGAAAACCAGTGCCAGATCTTTTAATTGGTAAATAATTGCCATTTCCAACTAATATGTTGTTGCCTAAAGGAACCGATGAGGGATGGAGTATGTTACCTTAATCGGAAGTAATGTGAGAGGTTGCAACACTGTCCATATTCTACTGATGGGCATCAGGTTGAGTAAGTTGCATTGTAGAGAAAGTAGCATTCAAGTCTGATGGGTTTAAGGCAACATATCCAGAGTAATGAGGACCTACAAAGTGGGCTTGACCAACCGTATTGGATGCGACACTGGGTTGAGGTTGGTTGTTTTGCTGGGTAGTGTATGTCGGTTGGATAGTGAATTCGGGTGGTCCGTGTTAGGCTGTCTAGTTGTGGAAGTTGGGCCACCAGTTTGGCTGGGTTGGGTAGGGGCATGGTGGAGTATTCCACCAAGCCCAAGTGGGATATCATTGGTTTTGATAAGCTGTGGATTGTTGAGACGAATCACGACAACCCCCACGTCCTCTTCCTCCACGGTTGGTTCTACCCTGACCACGTCCCCGACCACGCTGTGAATAATAATTTGGGGTCTGATTGTTGGTTGGTGATGTGTTGGGTGCTGGTGTCTGGGAATGTGGCTGAGGTGTGGCAGAGGTGATAAGAACCGTGGAAGAATGATTTTGACGAGCCTCTTGACGAATCAGTTCCTCCTTTAACATACTTGTCGCTAAATCCCAGGTTACATCAGCAGTCTGATTAATTATAGATGTTGTGCTATCGTATTCTGGAGGTAACCCGCGAATGAGTTGTAGCACGAGATGTGAATCTATAACAGGATGGTCAACGTCCTCAAGTTGATTTGCAAGGTGCTTGAGTTTTTCACAATAATCATCCAAAGATGAACAGGCTGCAAGAGTTAAATTACAAAACTTGGTTTCTAAAGCGGCTGCCCGAGACTTCTTGTTACTTAAATAGATTTTCTCCAACTTAACCCAGGCATCCCTTGCTGTTGAATTAGTGGCCAAAACACGAACCAGTATGTCATCTGAGATAGTGCTATAAATCCAAATCCATTGTAGCACGAGTGCATCAATTTCCTTCCATTCTGCATAATCGTTGGCTGTTGATTCAGGAGCCTTAGTTCCGTCGATGTGGCTGGAGACTTTATAGGCTGTGGCATGAAGTTTGAATAATTTGATCCAGGAGGAGTAGGTCACTTTTGTGCCGTCTAAGGTTCGGATCTTGGTCTGTACATTGGTGACTGAATAGGCAGGATGTAGGGTGTTAACTGGTTTTTGAGATGATCCAGAGGTGTCATCTTTAGCCATGGAGAAAAGAGAAgtgaaataacaaaataaaaaaaaaggattaggGTTTCAAAACCgaagctctgataccatgaaagAGATCGTAATATGAGGTTTCTCAATGCCTCTCATTTACATAATAAAACCCTATATTGCCAACACTATTTTTTAGGACTAAATATACATCAATCTTAACCAAATAATATAATGATATCTATACTATAATTATGAAATATATCTACATGCTGATACATTTATTATATAGTTTCATATGTAATCAATGTATTAAGAACTATAGTCAAAGGGATATGAATATAAATGAAGCTTCTGCCCAATATTTTCATAAAAGTTGGAAATTATGAACTTATCTGAATAGAGTATGGCTAATGTATTTTAGGTTGGCAAGTTGGCATTCAAGAAGGTGCAGCTTATTGGGATGAAAATTGTGATAAATTTCAAGATGAAGGTAAACCATAAACTATGACCttcaaatatgtcatttttaaaaagttgagGAGGGTAACATGTAGTAAATTGAGATTTATCCTTTGAATTTGTATGCTTCTGTTGGTCCAGTAAATCTGCATTTTTTGATGAGAGAACTTTAAATGAGCCAGTCTttagttaatattattttaaaccAAAGTTGTAAAAATCACTAAGCTTTCTTTGTATATGAGGGAAAGCATTTTGATGAAAGGATTTAATGGATTTTGGAAGTGAATGGGCTGGCTTACTTTGATTGAGTACCATCTTTATAAGATGATTTGAAGGAAGAGGTCCAAAGTTAGAACCTCCTGTCATCAGGAGGTGCATTTCGTATAATACTGACCTTTGCGGTCAACGTTGTATATTGGCGTGCTTTAAAGGTTATAACATGATGAAATTTTTTGTGTATTTGGCAcgaggaaaaagaaaaagagaagaaagaaaTTGGGACAAATCAGTTTTCAAAGGTTAGTATTTGGGTTTGTTTTATATGGAAAGGTTAAAGTTCATACTCTATTTTGCGTGATTCAAGATAGTTTAATCTTATATTAAACCATTAGCAATCTAGCGTATTTGGTGTCACATTATTTCAACTAATAAATCCATATATCCAGGATGATGAGAATGTGTCTGATAAGCTCATACTCTATTTCAAGATAGCTTTCATTATATTTCTCGAAACTTGCTTATATGTACCTTTAGGTATTTGGTGTCGCTTTATTTGAACTAATAACTCTATGTATCTAG
The sequence above is drawn from the Erigeron canadensis isolate Cc75 chromosome 4, C_canadensis_v1, whole genome shotgun sequence genome and encodes:
- the LOC122597039 gene encoding uncharacterized protein LOC122597039, which gives rise to MAKDDTSGSSQKPVNTLHPAYSVTNVQTKIRTLDGTKVTYSSWIKLFKLHATAYKVSSHIDGTKAPESTANDYAEWKEIDALVLQWIWIYSTISDDILVRVLATNSTARDAWVKLEKIYLSNKKSRAAALETKFCNLTLAACSSLDDYCEKLKHLANQLEDVDHPVIDSHLVLQLIRGLPPEYDSTTSIINQTADVTWDLATSMLKEELIRQEARQNHSSTVLITSATPQPHSQTPAPNTSPTNNQTPNYYSQRGRGRGQGRTNRGGRGRGGCRDSSQQSTAYQNQ